A genomic segment from Pseudomonas sp. S09G 359 encodes:
- a CDS encoding APC family permease has translation MSAQGKFKKQLSLMDLTFIGLGAIFGSGWLFAASHVSAIAGPAGIISWLIGGFAVLLLGIVYCELGAALPRAGGVVRYPVYSHGPLLGYLMGFITLIAFSSLVAIEVVASRQYAAAWFPDLTKAGSSDPTTLGWLVQFALLCLFFVLNYRSVKTFAIANNLVSVFKFIVPLLVIGVLFTFFKPANFQVQGFAPFGLSGIEMAVSAGGVIFAYLGLTPIISVASEVKNPQRTIPIALILSVLLSTAIYVLLQTAFLGGVPTEMLANGWAGISKELALPYRDIALALGVGWLAYLVVADAVISPSGCGNIYMNATPRVVYGWAQTGTFFKVFTRIDEKSGIPRPALWLTFGLSVFWTLPFPSWEALINVVSAALILSYAVAPVTVAALRRNAPGMARPFRVKGMAVLGPLSFIIAALIVYWSGWSTVSWLLGLQILMFVVYLLCARWAPTAHINLKQQVRSSAWLIGFYAVTILLSKLGSFGGIGVISHPFDTLVVAVCALGIYYWGAATGVPAHLVRLEHEADESEAVDEPQTRAPLTPATH, from the coding sequence ATGTCAGCTCAAGGCAAGTTCAAGAAACAGCTGTCCCTGATGGACCTGACCTTTATCGGCTTGGGTGCCATCTTCGGTTCGGGCTGGCTGTTTGCAGCCAGCCATGTGTCCGCTATCGCCGGCCCGGCCGGAATAATTTCCTGGTTGATCGGTGGTTTCGCCGTGCTGCTGTTGGGCATCGTGTACTGCGAACTTGGTGCCGCTTTGCCCCGCGCCGGTGGCGTGGTGCGTTACCCGGTGTACTCCCACGGCCCGCTGTTGGGTTACCTGATGGGTTTTATCACGCTGATCGCGTTTTCCAGCCTGGTAGCCATCGAAGTGGTTGCCTCGCGCCAATATGCGGCCGCCTGGTTTCCCGATCTGACCAAGGCCGGTTCCAGCGACCCGACCACCCTTGGCTGGCTGGTGCAATTCGCCCTGCTGTGCCTGTTCTTCGTGCTCAATTACCGCAGCGTCAAAACCTTCGCCATCGCCAATAACCTGGTCAGCGTGTTCAAGTTCATCGTGCCGCTGCTGGTGATCGGCGTGCTGTTCACCTTCTTTAAACCAGCGAATTTCCAGGTGCAGGGCTTTGCCCCGTTCGGCCTCTCGGGCATCGAGATGGCGGTGTCGGCGGGCGGGGTGATATTTGCTTACCTGGGCCTGACACCGATCATCTCGGTGGCCAGCGAGGTGAAGAACCCGCAACGCACGATTCCGATTGCGCTGATCCTGTCGGTGCTGCTGTCGACGGCCATCTATGTGCTGCTGCAAACCGCGTTCCTCGGTGGCGTACCGACCGAAATGCTCGCCAATGGCTGGGCCGGCATCAGCAAGGAACTGGCGCTGCCGTATCGCGATATTGCCTTGGCACTGGGCGTGGGTTGGCTGGCCTACCTGGTGGTGGCCGACGCGGTGATCTCCCCCAGCGGCTGCGGCAATATCTACATGAACGCCACCCCGCGTGTGGTGTACGGCTGGGCGCAGACCGGCACCTTCTTCAAGGTCTTCACGCGCATCGATGAGAAGTCCGGCATCCCGCGCCCGGCACTGTGGCTGACCTTTGGTTTATCGGTGTTCTGGACCCTGCCGTTTCCGTCCTGGGAAGCGCTGATCAACGTGGTGTCTGCCGCGCTGATCCTCAGCTACGCCGTGGCCCCGGTCACCGTCGCCGCCTTGCGTCGCAACGCGCCGGGCATGGCCCGCCCGTTCCGCGTCAAGGGCATGGCCGTGCTGGGCCCGCTGTCGTTCATCATTGCAGCGTTGATCGTGTACTGGTCCGGCTGGAGCACCGTTTCCTGGCTGCTCGGCCTGCAAATCCTGATGTTTGTGGTGTACCTGCTGTGTGCGCGCTGGGCGCCCACCGCGCATATCAACCTCAAGCAGCAAGTGCGTTCGTCGGCCTGGCTGATCGGCTTTTACGCGGTGACCATTCTGCTGTCCAAGCTCGGCAGCTTTGGTGGCATCGGCGTGATCAGCCACCCGTTCGACACGCTGGTCGTCGCCGTCTGCGCCTTGGGCATCTACTACTGGGGCGCCGCCACCGGCGTGCCGGCGCACTTGGTACGCCTGGAGCATGAAGCCGATGAAAGCGAAGCCGTCGACGAGCCCCAGACCCGCGCCCCACTGACCCCGGCCACCCACTGA
- a CDS encoding aldehyde dehydrogenase (NADP(+)): MTLTGKMLIGQQPLCGTRDEIRAINPATNMPMEPAYAGGSREHVEQACALAWAAFDTYRETSLEDRARFLERIADYIEALGDVLIERAVAETGLPVARIQGERGRTCGQLRTFARSVRAGEWLDVRVDTAQPQRQPLPRADLRQRHIALGPVAVFGASNFPLAFSVAGGDSASALAAGCPVVVKAHSAHPGTSELVGRAVAQAVSDSGLPAGVFSLLYGAGHEVGIALVSDPRIKAVGFTGSRSGGVALCQAAQARPEPIPVYAEMSSINPVYLFPAALAARSEALAQGFVASLTQGAGQFCTNPGLVIAVKGPALDHFIKVAGERLSHCAAQTMLTPGIYSAYADGIGALADHAQVAAQGLPAQGPNQGQARLFVTAASAFLADEHLQAEVFGAASLMVVCVDADEVRQVSEHLEGQLTATLHMDEADLADARALLPVLERKAGRLLVNGWPTGVEVCDAMVHGGPFPATSDARSTSVGTAAIHRFLRPVCYQDFPDALLPEALQQGNPLSLRRLLDGEREA; encoded by the coding sequence ATGACTCTGACGGGCAAGATGCTGATCGGTCAGCAACCCCTCTGCGGCACTCGCGATGAGATCCGCGCGATCAACCCCGCCACCAACATGCCCATGGAGCCAGCCTACGCCGGTGGCAGCCGTGAGCATGTGGAACAGGCCTGCGCCTTGGCGTGGGCGGCGTTCGACACGTATCGCGAAACGTCCCTGGAGGACCGCGCGCGGTTTCTTGAGCGCATTGCAGACTACATTGAAGCCTTGGGCGACGTGCTGATCGAGCGCGCCGTGGCCGAAACCGGCCTGCCGGTTGCGCGCATCCAGGGTGAGCGCGGGCGCACCTGCGGGCAACTGCGCACCTTTGCGCGCAGCGTGCGCGCCGGTGAATGGCTGGATGTACGCGTGGACACCGCGCAACCGCAACGCCAGCCGCTGCCACGCGCCGACCTGCGTCAGCGTCACATTGCGCTCGGCCCGGTGGCGGTGTTTGGCGCGAGTAACTTCCCCCTGGCGTTTTCGGTGGCCGGTGGCGATAGCGCCTCCGCGTTGGCCGCCGGTTGCCCGGTGGTGGTCAAGGCGCACAGTGCCCACCCCGGCACCAGCGAGCTGGTGGGCCGCGCCGTCGCCCAGGCGGTCAGCGACAGTGGCTTGCCCGCAGGCGTGTTCTCGCTGCTGTACGGGGCGGGCCATGAAGTCGGCATCGCACTGGTCAGCGACCCGCGCATCAAGGCCGTGGGTTTTACCGGCTCGCGCAGTGGCGGTGTCGCGCTGTGCCAGGCGGCGCAGGCGCGCCCGGAGCCGATTCCGGTGTATGCGGAAATGAGTTCGATCAACCCGGTGTACCTGTTTCCTGCGGCCCTGGCAGCGCGCAGTGAGGCCCTGGCGCAAGGGTTCGTGGCCTCGTTGACTCAGGGCGCCGGGCAGTTTTGCACCAACCCAGGCTTGGTGATCGCGGTTAAAGGGCCGGCCCTCGATCACTTCATCAAGGTGGCTGGCGAGCGGCTGTCGCACTGCGCAGCGCAGACCATGCTCACACCGGGTATCTACAGTGCCTATGCCGACGGCATCGGCGCCTTGGCTGACCACGCGCAGGTCGCCGCACAGGGTTTGCCGGCGCAAGGGCCCAACCAGGGCCAGGCGCGGCTGTTCGTGACTGCGGCCAGTGCGTTTTTGGCAGACGAGCATCTGCAAGCCGAAGTCTTCGGAGCCGCGTCGTTGATGGTGGTGTGCGTTGACGCGGATGAAGTGCGCCAGGTCTCCGAGCATCTGGAAGGCCAACTCACTGCCACCCTGCACATGGACGAGGCTGACCTTGCAGACGCCCGGGCCTTGCTGCCGGTGCTGGAGCGCAAGGCCGGCCGCCTGCTGGTCAACGGCTGGCCGACCGGCGTGGAAGTGTGCGATGCCATGGTGCATGGCGGCCCCTTCCCGGCCACCTCGGATGCGCGCAGCACCTCGGTGGGCACGGCGGCGATCCATAGGTTCCTGCGCCCGGTGTGCTACCAGGACTTCCCCGACGCGCTGTTGCCGGAGGCGCTGCAACAGGGCAACCCCTTGTCGCTGCGGCGATTGCTCGACGGCGAGCGGGAGGCATAG
- a CDS encoding 4-hydroxyproline epimerase, which translates to MKRLHVIDSHTGGEPTRLVLTGFPALKGASIAEQLEHLRTEHDQWRRACLLEPRGNDVLVGALYCDPVTPGATCGVIFFNNAGYLGMCGHGTIGLVASLHHLQRIAPGVHVIDTPVGPVSATLHEDGAVTLGNVPAYRHRQQVPVMVPGHGVVQGDIAWGGNWFFLVSEHGKALEMDNVDALTDYTWAMLKALEDQGIHGADGALIDHVELFADDAHADSRNFVMCPGKAYDRSPCGTGTSAKLACLAADGKLAPGATWTQASITGSQFEGRYEWDGERVRPFITGRAYMTADSTLLIDAQDPFAWGIQALSI; encoded by the coding sequence ATGAAGCGACTGCATGTGATCGACTCCCACACCGGCGGCGAACCCACACGCCTGGTGCTCACCGGCTTCCCCGCGCTCAAGGGCGCGAGCATTGCCGAGCAGCTGGAACACCTGCGCACCGAACATGATCAATGGCGTCGCGCCTGCCTGCTGGAGCCACGTGGCAACGATGTGCTGGTCGGCGCGCTGTACTGTGACCCGGTCACGCCAGGGGCCACCTGCGGGGTGATCTTCTTCAATAACGCCGGTTACCTGGGCATGTGCGGCCACGGCACCATTGGCCTGGTGGCGTCCCTGCACCATCTGCAGCGCATCGCGCCTGGGGTGCATGTGATCGACACGCCGGTCGGCCCGGTCAGCGCCACCTTGCATGAAGACGGTGCGGTGACCCTGGGCAACGTGCCCGCTTATCGCCATCGCCAGCAGGTACCGGTGATGGTTCCGGGGCATGGCGTGGTGCAGGGCGATATCGCCTGGGGCGGCAACTGGTTTTTCCTGGTGTCGGAACACGGTAAGGCGCTGGAGATGGACAACGTCGATGCCCTCACCGACTACACCTGGGCAATGCTCAAGGCCCTTGAAGACCAGGGCATCCACGGTGCGGATGGCGCGCTGATCGACCATGTCGAACTGTTCGCCGACGACGCCCACGCCGACAGCCGCAACTTCGTGATGTGCCCCGGCAAAGCCTACGACCGCTCCCCGTGTGGCACCGGCACCAGCGCCAAGCTGGCGTGCCTGGCCGCCGACGGCAAGCTTGCGCCCGGTGCAACCTGGACCCAAGCCAGCATCACCGGCAGCCAATTCGAAGGCCGTTATGAATGGGACGGCGAACGTGTGCGCCCCTTCATCACCGGCCGCGCCTACATGACCGCCGACAGCACCTTGCTGATCGACGCGCAGGACCCTTTCGCCTGGGGCATCCAAGCCCTCTCTATTTGA
- a CDS encoding FAD-binding oxidoreductase: MAERADIAVVGAGIIGVACALQLARQGRQVVVIDQQPPGMGASYGNAGHLATEQVFPIADVSILKRLPAMLIDPMGPLRLDWRYLPRALPWFIRLLLNLQPARYRQTVAGLRALNETSLGAWQRLLHSIQRPALLREDGSLLVFERANSRAAIDALQQRMQQQNVPVDFWSAEAIRKVAPQLSEQIRGGLFFPSTGHFLDPYTALCELVTAAKASGVEFVQRQVLDARVADLGVTLVTDQGLFAANQVLIACGAHSAKLTAALTGNNVPLDTERGYHLMLPHEQQRLPFAVTSLERKFIMTPMAGGLRLAGTVEFAGLKRPANMDRAWQLHRLSKGLFREELSTEDATPWMGFRPSLPDSLPIIDRVCDGKVLLAFGHQHLGLTQAAVTAEMIGHLAETGTGEPGLPSVHPYRLERF, encoded by the coding sequence ATGGCTGAGCGTGCAGATATCGCCGTGGTCGGCGCCGGCATCATCGGCGTCGCCTGCGCCCTGCAGCTGGCGCGCCAGGGCCGGCAGGTGGTGGTGATCGACCAGCAGCCCCCTGGCATGGGCGCCTCTTATGGCAACGCCGGCCACCTGGCCACCGAGCAAGTGTTCCCGATTGCCGACGTGTCGATCCTCAAGCGCTTGCCCGCCATGCTGATCGACCCCATGGGCCCGCTGCGCCTGGATTGGCGGTACCTGCCACGCGCCCTGCCCTGGTTTATCCGCCTGCTGTTGAACCTGCAACCGGCCCGCTACCGGCAAACGGTGGCGGGCCTCCGTGCCTTGAATGAGACCAGCCTCGGCGCCTGGCAGCGCTTGCTGCACAGCATCCAACGGCCGGCGTTGTTGCGCGAGGACGGCTCGCTGCTGGTGTTCGAACGGGCGAATTCAAGAGCGGCTATCGATGCGTTGCAGCAACGCATGCAGCAGCAGAATGTGCCGGTGGATTTCTGGAGCGCCGAGGCCATACGCAAGGTCGCGCCGCAATTGAGCGAGCAGATCAGGGGTGGGCTGTTTTTCCCCAGCACCGGGCATTTCCTCGACCCGTACACAGCGCTGTGCGAATTGGTGACGGCGGCCAAGGCCAGTGGCGTGGAATTTGTTCAGCGCCAGGTGCTGGATGCACGGGTGGCTGACCTGGGCGTGACGCTGGTCACCGATCAGGGCTTGTTCGCTGCGAATCAGGTATTGATCGCCTGCGGTGCCCACTCGGCCAAACTCACCGCTGCGCTGACCGGCAACAACGTCCCACTGGACACCGAGCGCGGCTACCACCTGATGCTGCCCCATGAACAGCAGCGCCTGCCCTTCGCGGTGACCTCCCTGGAACGCAAATTCATCATGACCCCCATGGCAGGCGGCCTGCGCCTGGCGGGTACAGTGGAATTCGCCGGCCTCAAGCGCCCGGCGAATATGGACCGCGCCTGGCAGTTGCATCGGTTGAGCAAGGGCTTGTTCCGTGAGGAGCTAAGTACCGAGGACGCGACACCGTGGATGGGCTTTCGGCCGTCATTGCCGGATTCGCTGCCGATCATCGATCGGGTCTGCGATGGCAAAGTGTTGCTGGCGTTCGGGCACCAGCATCTGGGGTTGACCCAAGCAGCGGTAACGGCGGAGATGATCGGGCACCTGGCAGAAACCGGCACTGGCGAGCCTGGCTTACCGAGTGTGCATCCCTACCGGTTGGAGCGTTTCTAA
- a CDS encoding dihydrodipicolinate synthase family protein: MSDNIFTGCIPALMTPCTAARKPDFDALVAKGRELIEAGMSAVVYCGSMGDWPLLTEAERQEGVARLVAAGVPTIVGTGAVNSREAIAHAAHAAKVGAHGLMVIPRVLSRGASATAQKAHFSAILKAAPNLPAVIYNSPYYGFATRAELFFELRREHPNLIGFKEFGGGADLRYAAEHITSQDDSVTLMVGVDTQVVHGFVNCNATGAITGIGNALPREVLHLVSLSKQAAKGDAKARRLARELEAALAVLSSFDEGCDLVLYYKHLMVLNGDTGYALHFNETDVLSDAQRRYAEAQYALFRQWYANWSAEQNAD, from the coding sequence ATGAGCGACAACATCTTCACCGGCTGCATCCCCGCCCTGATGACCCCGTGCACCGCCGCGCGCAAGCCGGACTTCGACGCGCTGGTCGCCAAGGGCCGCGAGTTGATCGAGGCCGGCATGAGCGCCGTGGTGTATTGCGGCTCCATGGGCGACTGGCCGCTGCTGACCGAAGCCGAACGCCAGGAAGGCGTGGCCCGCCTGGTCGCCGCCGGCGTGCCAACCATCGTCGGCACCGGTGCAGTCAACAGCCGTGAAGCCATCGCCCACGCAGCCCATGCGGCCAAGGTCGGCGCCCACGGCCTGATGGTGATTCCACGGGTGCTGTCCCGGGGTGCTTCCGCCACCGCGCAGAAGGCGCATTTCTCGGCGATCCTCAAGGCCGCGCCAAACCTGCCGGCGGTGATCTACAACAGCCCGTATTACGGCTTCGCGACCCGCGCCGAGTTGTTCTTCGAACTGCGCCGCGAACACCCCAACCTGATCGGCTTCAAGGAGTTCGGCGGTGGCGCCGACCTGCGCTACGCCGCCGAACACATCACCTCCCAGGACGACAGCGTGACCCTGATGGTGGGTGTCGACACCCAAGTGGTGCACGGCTTCGTCAACTGCAACGCCACCGGCGCGATCACCGGTATCGGCAACGCCCTGCCCCGCGAAGTGCTGCACCTGGTGAGCCTGAGCAAGCAAGCGGCCAAGGGCGACGCCAAGGCCCGCCGCCTGGCCCGGGAGCTGGAAGCCGCGCTGGCGGTACTGTCTTCCTTCGACGAAGGCTGCGACCTGGTGCTGTATTACAAGCACCTGATGGTGCTCAACGGCGACACCGGCTACGCACTGCACTTCAACGAAACCGACGTGCTCAGCGACGCCCAGCGCCGGTATGCCGAGGCCCAGTACGCGCTGTTCCGCCAGTGGTACGCGAACTGGTCGGCCGAGCAGAACGCCGACTGA
- a CDS encoding GlxA family transcriptional regulator, whose translation MERRQFSGGMKGKNLRYLNETSQPASVTRVGFLLLEHFSLPAFTQTLDTFVTANLLRPDLFAARTFGCGDGEVISDLGLVIRPDARLDASALHELELLVICGGFRTELKAGDAFIQLLRSAAEQGVILAGLWNGAWFLGRAGLLHDYRCAIHPEHRPALAEVSKATHVTSEPYVIDRDRLTASSPSGAFHMALDWIKGLHDKALVEGIEDILAFEESRYRRIKPSENVSVSAPLREVVKLMDANLEEPLELDQLAVYAGRSRRQLERLFKEQLGTTPQRYYMELRVTEARRLLQHTELSQVEVLVACGFVSPSHFSKCYSSYFGYRPSKEKRLVK comes from the coding sequence ATGGAAAGACGTCAATTCAGCGGTGGCATGAAAGGCAAGAACCTGCGCTACCTCAATGAAACCTCGCAGCCGGCGTCGGTTACCCGGGTCGGCTTCCTGCTGCTCGAACATTTCTCCCTTCCGGCCTTCACCCAGACCCTCGACACCTTCGTCACCGCCAACCTGTTGCGCCCTGATCTGTTTGCCGCGCGCACCTTCGGTTGCGGCGATGGCGAGGTCATCAGTGACCTGGGCCTGGTGATCCGGCCCGACGCACGCCTCGATGCCTCGGCCTTGCATGAGCTTGAACTGCTGGTGATCTGCGGCGGCTTCCGCACCGAACTCAAGGCCGGCGACGCCTTCATTCAGTTGCTGCGCAGCGCCGCCGAGCAGGGCGTTATTCTGGCCGGATTGTGGAACGGTGCATGGTTCCTCGGCCGTGCCGGCCTGTTGCACGACTACCGCTGCGCCATCCACCCGGAGCATCGTCCGGCGTTGGCTGAAGTGTCCAAGGCCACCCACGTCACCAGTGAACCCTACGTGATCGACCGCGACCGTCTCACCGCCTCAAGCCCCTCCGGCGCATTTCACATGGCCTTGGACTGGATCAAAGGCTTGCATGACAAAGCCTTGGTCGAAGGTATCGAAGACATTCTGGCCTTTGAGGAATCGCGCTATCGGCGCATCAAGCCCAGCGAAAACGTCAGCGTCAGCGCGCCCCTGCGTGAAGTGGTGAAGCTGATGGACGCCAACCTCGAAGAACCCCTGGAGCTCGACCAACTGGCGGTCTACGCCGGGCGCTCGCGTCGCCAGTTGGAGCGCCTGTTCAAGGAGCAACTGGGCACCACGCCGCAACGCTACTACATGGAGTTGCGCGTGACCGAAGCTCGGCGCCTGTTGCAACACACCGAGCTGTCACAGGTGGAAGTGCTGGTTGCCTGCGGGTTTGTGTCGCCGAGCCATTTCAGCAAGTGCTATAGCTCGTATTTCGGCTACCGGCCTTCCAAGGAGAAGCGACTGGTCAAGTAG